In the genome of Phytoactinopolyspora mesophila, one region contains:
- a CDS encoding aspartate aminotransferase family protein, with product MSVAPKTAPHAQPEIITLDAALDASHAEAMRWYAEAINPTAVAEARILGETGAVVRAHGAVLTDDQGNEFLDCLAGFGSVNLGHNHPEVIAALDGVAALPGFLQIWPGAVTPALAVSLLRVAPGDLGRVFFCNSGTEAIEAAIKLVRGSMGRTGLLSTTNSFHGKSIGALSVSGRPVYQKPFGPLLPGCERVPYGDLDALEKALRTKDFGGFFVEPIQGEGGIVLPPDGYLKGAERLCRETGTLLVVDEIQTGLGRTGTLFACDRDNVAPDILCLAKGLGGGLFPLGACLARADVWDRVYGSRDTAHLHTSTFGGGSRACAVGLKTLEILLRDRLPGHADRVGRRLIARLRDIADRYPLIDEVRGRGLLIGIQFGSPRIGAGFAREYAGAVAAALLRQEHNIITINTLNNPNVMRIEPPLILTDAQADRIGDAMESIARRHRSVLGATAKIGLRNLRSRAVGSVPS from the coding sequence ATGTCTGTCGCACCGAAGACCGCCCCCCACGCACAGCCAGAGATCATCACGCTCGATGCCGCGCTCGACGCGTCTCACGCCGAGGCGATGCGGTGGTACGCCGAGGCGATCAACCCAACTGCGGTTGCCGAAGCTCGCATCCTCGGCGAGACCGGTGCGGTCGTCCGGGCTCACGGCGCTGTCCTCACCGACGATCAGGGCAATGAGTTCCTCGACTGTCTCGCCGGCTTCGGCTCGGTGAACCTCGGTCACAACCATCCGGAGGTGATCGCCGCCCTCGACGGGGTGGCCGCGCTGCCCGGCTTCCTCCAGATCTGGCCGGGGGCGGTTACCCCCGCGCTGGCCGTGTCGCTTCTGCGGGTGGCACCGGGCGACCTGGGCCGGGTCTTCTTCTGCAACAGCGGAACGGAGGCGATCGAAGCCGCGATCAAGCTGGTCCGCGGCAGCATGGGCCGCACCGGGCTGCTCTCGACGACCAACTCGTTCCACGGCAAGTCGATAGGCGCTCTCTCGGTGTCCGGCCGTCCCGTCTACCAGAAGCCGTTCGGGCCGCTGCTTCCCGGCTGCGAGCGGGTGCCGTACGGCGACCTCGACGCCCTCGAGAAGGCACTCCGGACGAAGGACTTCGGCGGCTTCTTCGTCGAGCCCATCCAGGGCGAGGGTGGGATCGTCCTGCCGCCCGACGGGTATCTCAAAGGCGCCGAGCGGCTGTGCCGCGAGACTGGGACCCTGCTCGTGGTCGACGAGATCCAAACCGGGCTCGGCCGGACCGGCACGCTGTTCGCGTGCGACCGCGACAACGTCGCGCCCGACATCCTGTGTCTCGCCAAGGGGCTCGGCGGCGGATTGTTCCCGCTCGGGGCCTGCCTCGCGCGGGCGGACGTCTGGGACCGGGTGTACGGCAGCCGCGACACCGCGCACCTGCACACGTCCACCTTCGGCGGCGGGTCGAGAGCCTGCGCCGTCGGGCTGAAGACGCTCGAGATCCTGCTGCGCGATCGGCTCCCGGGGCACGCGGACCGCGTGGGCCGGCGGCTTATCGCCAGGCTGCGGGACATCGCCGATCGCTACCCGCTGATCGACGAGGTTCGCGGGCGCGGTCTGCTGATCGGTATCCAGTTCGGCTCACCGCGCATCGGGGCCGGCTTCGCCCGCGAATACGCTGGCGCGGTCGCCGCGGCGCTGCTCCGGCAGGAGCACAACATCATCACGATCAACACGCTGAACAACCCGAACGTGATGCGGATCGAGCCGCCGCTGATCCTCACGGACGCGCAGGCCGACCGGATTGGTGACGCGATGGAATCGATCGCGCGTCGCCACCGCAGCGTGCTCGGCGCCACTGCGAAGATCGGGCTGCGCAATCTCCGCAGCCGGGCCGTTG